CCACGGTCCCACAAGGAGCCGCGGTAGCTGCTGTAACGGCCGCGCTCTTCCGCCAGTTCGGTCGACGCCCAATAGGCGTGGTAGCAGACTGCTTCCATCGAACGATCGGCGAATTCGACCGCTTCTTTTGATGCATAAGGTACGCGCATCATGTGCAGGCAATCCTGGAATCCCATGATGCCGAGGCCAACCGGACGGTGACGCAGGTTGGAATCGCGCGCCTTCTTGACTGCATAATAGTTAATATCGATCACATTATCCAGCATGCGCATCGCAGTATTGATGGTTTTCTGCAATTTGGCGCGGTCCAGCTGGCCGTCTTTCATGTGTGCCGGCAGGTTGACCGAACCCAGGTTACAGACGGCGATCTCGGATTCATTGGTGTTCAACGTGATCTCGGTGCACAGGTTTGAGCTGTGAACCATGCCGACGTGCTGCTGCGGCGAACGGATGTTGCATGGATCCTTGAAAGTGATCCATGGGTGGCCGGTTTCGAACAGCATCGACAGCATCTTGCGCCACAGGTCAAGCGCCTGGACCTTCTTGAACAGGCGCAATTCACCACGTGCAGCCTTGGCTTCGTAGCCGGTGTAAGCTGCTTCGAAGGCCTTGCCAACCTTGTCATGCAGGTCCGGCGCATCGCTTGGCGAGAACAGGGTCCACTCGCCCTTTTCCATCACACGCTTCATGAACAGGTCAGGAATCCAGTTGGCAGTGTTCATGTCGTGGGTACGGCGGCGGTCATCGCCGGTATTTTTACGCAGGTCGAGGAATTCCTCGATGTCCATGTGCCAGGTTTCCAGGTAGGCACAGACTGCGCCCTTGCGCTTGCCGCCCTGGTTGACTGCCACGGCGGTATCGTTGACCACTTTCAGGAATGGCACCACGCCTTGCGACTTGCCGTTGGTGCCCTTGATGTGGGCGCCCAGCGAACGTACTGGCGTCCAGTCGTTGCCGAGGCCGCCGGCGTACTTCGCCAGCAAGGCGTTTTCCTTGATCGCTTCGTAGATGCCGTCGAGATCGTCGGCCACCGTTGTCAGGTAGCAGGACGACAGCTGCGAGCGCTGGGTGCCGGAGTTGAACAGGGTCGGCGTCGAGCTCATGAAGTCGAAGCTGGACAGCAGGTTGTAGAACTCAATGGCGCGCGCTTCGCGGTTGACTTCATTCAGCGCCAGGCCCATCGCCACGCGCATGTAGAACGCTTGCGGCATTTCGATGCGGATATCGCGGACGTGCAGGAAATAACGGTCATACAGCGTCTGCAGGCCGAGGTAACCGAATTGCAGGTCGCGCTCCGGCTTCAACGCCTCACCCAGCAAAGCCAAATCGAATTGCGCCAGCTTGGCATCGAGCAAATCTGCTTCAATACCCTTTTTAATGAATTTCGGGAAATATTCCAGGTATTCGGCCGGTGCGTCGGCTTGGGCCACTTCCTTGCCGAACACTTCCTTACGAATCGTGTGCATCAGCAGACGCGCGGTAACCGTGCTGTAGGCAGGGTCTTTTTCCATCAACGCACGCGCCGCCAGGATCGCAGATTTGTGCAACTCTTCAACCGGCACACCGTCGTACAGGTTCTTGACAGTTTCGGCCAGGATTGCTTCAGCATCGACGTGCTTTTCCAGACCGATACAGGCCGCGGTGATCAGGCCGCGCACCTGGCCCATGTCCAGCGCGCGGCGCTGGCCATCTTCAGTGACAAACAATTCGGTACCGCCGACAGCTGGCTTGCTGCCGGTCTGCTGTTGCGAACGCTCTTCCATGCGCTTGGCGCGATATAGCACGTAGGCACGCGCCACATCGTGTTCGCCGGAGCGCATCAAGGACAGTTCGACCTGATCCTGGATGTCTTCAATATGGAATGTGCCGCCATTCGGCTGGCGGCGCACCAGCGCCGCAACCACATTCGAGGTCAGTTGTTCGACCAGCTCGCGCACGCGCGCCGAGGCTGCACCCTGGCCGCCGTTGACAGCCAGGAAAGCCTTGGTGACGGCGATCGAAATCTTGGATGGTTCGAAACCGACCACAGCACCGTTACGGCGAATGATCCGGTAATCGCCGAAGCTGCTGGACACCTTGACGGGAGAGCCGCTACCGGCCGATGGCGTGACACCAGCAACATCGGCTGATGATTTGACGGAAATTTCTTGAGTAGATTGCACTGAGCCTCCCGAGACTGTGAAAGCAGGCGAACTCATTACGCCTGCTGTTATTAATTAGAACCTTGGAACCGGTAAGGGTTCACCGGTGCAGATACAACGCATGCCATTTCTACATCAGTCAGATACTGCATCGAACCTGCCTTCATGCTGTGGCAGCAAGACTTGATACCCATGACTGACATCGCAACGGAATGACTGGAAATGCACGAACCTAAGTTGAAAATACGTTGAAAACAAGATGAAAAAATGAGTGCCAAATACAACCAATAGCAAACTCGACCAACTGGGAAACCGCCCTGCCGCCTATCCGGCACCTGCATCTGCACTACATCTATATATGTACGATATAAAGCATTCAAATATGCAGAGAGACAACAAAACAGCCAAATGCGAGACACAAAAAACACTACATATAGTTTTCTGGATTTGATTTTTACTAATTGTAGTGCCTAGAAGTCGCTGGCGCAATCTTTAAAAGTGATCTTTTTTATGTGCAAAAATCAAGAATGCAATTGACTTTTTCAGTCTATAACAGGGAAGCGGAGCGGCGGGGTGCTGAGCGCTTGCGGCATATGCCCGGCTAACGCTTGCTGGTATTGGGTCCAGTCGAAAAACGGACCCGGATCGGTCTTGCGGCCTGGCGCAATATGCTCGTGCCCGGTCACCGCGGCGAGAGGATAACGCAAGCGCAACGCATGGGTCAATGTTGCCAGCGCTTGATATTGCAGATCAGAAAATTGTTCGAAATCGCTGCCCTCCAGTTCGATGCCGATCGAAAAATCGTTGCAACGTTCACGACCCTCGAAACTGGATACCCCTGCATGCCAGGCGCGATCATTGGCTGACACGAACTGGACCACGCCGCCATCGCGTAGTATCAGGAAGTGGGACGAGACCCGCAATGGCCGCAGCTGATCAAAATAAGGATGGGCATCATAGTCGAGCCGGTTGCTGAACAGATCGGCAATATAGGGGCCGCCGAACTGCCCCGGCGGCAGGCTGATATTGTGTATTACCAGCAGATCGGCGCTGCAGCCGGCGGGTCTGGCATCGCAATTCGGCGACGAATGCCGCACGACTTCATCGGGCGGCACCAGCCGTCGGCGCCAACCTCGAAGTAAGGCCGAACCGGTAATGCTGCATTCTTTTGCGGCTCCGTCATGGTCACAATCAATTAATCCTGTTCGTGAATCGACAATCGCTGCATCCTGTAGCGCAACTGGCGGAAGCTGATGCCGAGCAGATCAGCCGCCTTGGTACGGTTGAAGTGCGTACGTGCCAATGCTTGCCGGATGACATCGCGTTCGATGTCATCGAGATAATCTGGCAGCGACGGCGGTAACTCCAGGCCGGCGCGCTGCATCCCCGCACCCGCTACAGCCGTTTCGGAGGCCGTCATCGCGGCGCTGGCGATTGGAGCACCAACACCAGCCAAGGCATCGATCTCGCCATCGTCGAACATCGATGCCTCGGCGGGCCTGGCGCCAGCCACTCCCTTCAACCCAAGATCGGCCACTTCGATCAAGCCGTCATTGGCAAACGCCAATGCGCGCTCCAGGATGTTTTCCAGTTCACGCACATTGCCGGGAAACGCATAGGCCCGCAACGCCTCCAATGCTGCCGGCGTCAGGCTGGCCTGTTCTGCCTGCGGCGCAAACACTGATAAACGTCCCAGAATTGCAGCTACCAGCAGGCTGATATCGTCCAGTCGTTCCCGCAACGGCGGCAGTTTTAATTCAATGACATTCAAACGATAGTACAAATCCTGTCGAAATCTACCTGATTCGACACACTCGGACAGATTCTGGTGGGTGGCGCTGATCAAACGAACGTCAACCGCCTCCTCTGCCGTCGCGCCGACTTTGCGTACTCGCCGCTCCTGGATTGCGCGCAGCAACTTGACCTGCATCGCCAACGGCAGGTCGGCGACTTCGTCCAACATGAGGGTGCCGCCGTTGGCGGCCTGAAAGAAACCGTCGCGATCGTCGGCAGCGCCGGTGAAAGCGCCTTTGCGATAGCCAAAGAACTCGGCCTCCATCAAGGCCTCCGGGATAGCACCGCAATTGACGGCAACGAAGGGTTTGTCGGCGCGCGGACTGAGTGCATGAATATCGCGTGCAGCCAGTTCCTTGCCGCTACCGGACTCGCCGGTGATCGCCACCGGCGCCATGCTGCGCGCCAACCGGACTATCTGGGTGCGCAACTCCTGCATCGCCGCCGACTGGCCGATCAGGCGCAAGCCGGGGCCGCCACGGACCCGCGCATCCGGCTGCGGACGGTTCTGCTCGGCCGGCTTCCCGATGCGCAATGCCGACTGCACCATCAAACGCAGTTGATCGAGCGCCACCGGTTTCGACAGATAATCGAAAGCGCCGGCCTTTAACGCCATGACGGCATTGTCGGCGCTGCCATAGGCGGTAATCACCGCGATCGGTATGACCTTTTCGCCGCAGGTGACTTCGCGTACGAGTTCGATCCCCAGCCCGTCCGGCAGGCGCATATCGGTCAGGATCAGCGCATAGTCGTGCTGCGCCAAACGGGCGCGCGCTACGGTCAGGTTTTCGGCGCTGTCGACGTCAAGCCCCATTTTGACCAGTGCAATTTCCAGCAATTCGCGCAGATGGGCTTCGTCATCAACGACCAGAATACGAGGTGAAGTCATGGAAATGGTCTTTTTTTCAGTCAGTTTTAATCGTTTAGGAGCAGGATAACGCCGCTTGCCACTCTGCCCCTCAAGTCATTACAAAGGATCATCGGGGGCAAACGCAATAACAAAACGGCCACTTACGTGGCTGGAATTCTGTCCATGAACGTCGTGCCGGTATTCATAATCGAGTAGCGCGCCATTATTCAAGCATAGTTCGCGCGCCAAAAACAATCCCAGTCCGGTGCCCTTGCTGGATGTGGTGTAGAACGGTTCGAACAAATGCGCGCGCACTGCCGGAGAGATCGGTTCACCATCGTCCTGCACATGCAACTCCAGGCGGCCAGCCACGTTCGACATCACGTGCAAACGCATGCCGCCAGGCTGGCCACTGGCGTAACGTACTGCATTTGAGAGCAGGTTTGCAACCACCTCGCGCAAGTGCAAGGGATCGAACCACACCTGATGGCGGTCGGCGGCGTCGACCTGGAGCGCGATGCTCTCCGCCGCAACCGCATGGGTCTGCCGGAAATCCTTGACGATGTCCTGCAACAGCGGCGCCAGCAGGATCGGCTCAAGCTGCCGCTGTGCCTTGCGCGACAGCTTCAGGATATCCTCGATCATGCGGTTCAGGCGTGCCACATTGTCATCGATAATCGTCAGCAGGCGCTCTTGCGACTGATTGGTTTCCTCTTCCGACAGCAGGGTCGAGGCATAGGAAATGGACGCCAGTGGATTGCGTACCTCATGTGCGATGCTAGCCGTCAGGCGCCCCATCGACGCCAGCTTGAGCTGCTGCGCCTGGTTTTCGATTTCGCTGACGTCCTGCAAGAAAATGACGGCGCGATACTCGCTCAGGTCGCGCATCCGGACTGCCGCAAAGCGCACTTTCAAATGCGCCACTAGCTCGCGGCGCCCGGCCCAATCCATACCCGCCGGATCCGGCCCGAGGTCTTCGGTATGCTTGATGGTGACGAACACTGCCTCGCCGGCGATCGGCGACACCGTTCCGGGCAGATCGCCGACCCGCGACTCCCAGGCAAACAGTGCATCGGCGATCGGCGCCAGCAGCGTCGAATCGCCGAGCTTGAGGCGCGGCTCATCATCCGGCAACGACAAACCCAGCATCCGTTCGGCGGCCGGATTGGCCATGATCAGCGTGCCGACCGGATCGACCACCAGCAAACCGTCACCCATATCCTTAATGGCGATGCGATTGATGTCCATTTGCACCCGCAGGTCCCGGCCGCGCTGTGTCGCCAGTTCTTCCTGTTTGATCAGCTTGTCGGCAAGGCGGTTGATCACCAGCACAGAAAAGAAGAAGGCGCTGCCGTACAAACCGGCGTGCATGGTCGAAATATCAGGTGTCGACTGCAGTATCTGGTAACCGGTTTCGGCCAGCAACACCATGGTCGCAACCGAGACGAACAGCAACGCCACCAGTAGCGGCGCCAGGATCGCCGCGCCGGCCAGCGGAAACAGATAGAGGATAGCCAGGCCGCCTTTGGCGCCGCCGGAGCCGACGTACAGGATCGACACCGCGACGATATCGACGCTGATCGGCAACACGATCTGCAGCATGTAATGCCGCCGGTGATACGCGGTCACCAGCGTGAAGAGGATGGCGCAGAGCAGGTAGACGCTGCAGGTTTGCGCGCTCGTGAACAGCTGGGAGAACCAGATTTCGTTCTTGTTCTGGGTGCTGAGATAAGCCAGCATCACCATCGCCACGACAATCCGGGTCACATTGAAGGTTTGCAGCGAGCGCCAGAAAGTCTCGGGTTTATCGTTGGGCTGGTGGCGCCTGGCGTTGGTCATGCGTATTTATCCTGTCTCGCTACAATCGGGGAATCACCTTCGTACACCTTAGGCTGGATGCACTCGGCGCAGTCAGGGATAAAACCTAGGAAGCATGAAGTCGACGATGCTCGGCACTGCAGAATATTGCACCGGAAGAATCGGCAATCGCTTCCGATGCCGGGAAATGCATGCCGCAGTGAACGCAGGCAACCATCGCCTCAACCTGCGTCGGCTCGGGTGCGGTGGCTGCCGGCGCACCGCCCGGAAAAGGCGCTCCACCGGACGACGGACGACCGCGGCCAAGGTTTTTTTCAAGCGCTGGAACCAGACAATCACGGCCAGCAGGATCACCACCAGAATAACAAATCTCATACCAACACCCGATGCAATACAACTTCAAGCACGAAACGGCTCCCAACATATGCCAGCAGCAAAATGGCAAACCCGGTCAAGGTAAAACTCAGCGCGGTGCGACCGCGCCAGCCCTGCCACTTGCGACCGGCCAGCAACAGGCCGAACAAAGCCCAGGACAGCATGGTGAAAATGGTCTTGTGATCCCATTTGAACGCCTTGCCAAACAACTGTTCGGAGAACACCACGCCTGACAGCACAGTCAGCGTCAGCAGCGCGAAACCGAAGGCAATCAGGCGGAACAATAATTTTTCCATGGTCAGCAAGGCTGGCAAACGATCCAGTGCTGCGCCGAACCAGCCTCCCTTGGCACCGCCCGGCCGGGTATGCAGGCGCGACTCCTGCAACACCATCAGCACTGCATGGAAAGCGGCGATAGTCAGCGTGCTGTAGGCCAGGATGGAAATCACGATATGCCACAGGAATACAGGCGATTTGCCATCCAGCGGCACCATGTTGCCAGGGAATATTGCCGGCAGCACAGCCGCCAGGGCCGCCATCGGCAATACCAGGACCCGCAGCCCGTCCAGCGTGTAATTACGATTCTCCAGCCAGTAGGCCGCCACCGACACCC
This DNA window, taken from Collimonas arenae, encodes the following:
- a CDS encoding cytochrome C assembly family protein, producing MQTYLFVLVALLYIGCTFLPSSRRQAISLIVAAAWLLHGGVLWADVVGPEELRVGFSMMLSATLWVSVAAYWLENRNYTLDGLRVLVLPMAALAAVLPAIFPGNMVPLDGKSPVFLWHIVISILAYSTLTIAAFHAVLMVLQESRLHTRPGGAKGGWFGAALDRLPALLTMEKLLFRLIAFGFALLTLTVLSGVVFSEQLFGKAFKWDHKTIFTMLSWALFGLLLAGRKWQGWRGRTALSFTLTGFAILLLAYVGSRFVLEVVLHRVLV
- a CDS encoding ribonucleoside-diphosphate reductase subunit alpha, whose amino-acid sequence is MQSTQEISVKSSADVAGVTPSAGSGSPVKVSSSFGDYRIIRRNGAVVGFEPSKISIAVTKAFLAVNGGQGAASARVRELVEQLTSNVVAALVRRQPNGGTFHIEDIQDQVELSLMRSGEHDVARAYVLYRAKRMEERSQQQTGSKPAVGGTELFVTEDGQRRALDMGQVRGLITAACIGLEKHVDAEAILAETVKNLYDGVPVEELHKSAILAARALMEKDPAYSTVTARLLMHTIRKEVFGKEVAQADAPAEYLEYFPKFIKKGIEADLLDAKLAQFDLALLGEALKPERDLQFGYLGLQTLYDRYFLHVRDIRIEMPQAFYMRVAMGLALNEVNREARAIEFYNLLSSFDFMSSTPTLFNSGTQRSQLSSCYLTTVADDLDGIYEAIKENALLAKYAGGLGNDWTPVRSLGAHIKGTNGKSQGVVPFLKVVNDTAVAVNQGGKRKGAVCAYLETWHMDIEEFLDLRKNTGDDRRRTHDMNTANWIPDLFMKRVMEKGEWTLFSPSDAPDLHDKVGKAFEAAYTGYEAKAARGELRLFKKVQALDLWRKMLSMLFETGHPWITFKDPCNIRSPQQHVGMVHSSNLCTEITLNTNESEIAVCNLGSVNLPAHMKDGQLDRAKLQKTINTAMRMLDNVIDINYYAVKKARDSNLRHRPVGLGIMGFQDCLHMMRVPYASKEAVEFADRSMEAVCYHAYWASTELAEERGRYSSYRGSLWDRGILPQDSLKLLAEERGGYLETDMSESLDWTELRARIKEFGMRNSNCVAIAPTATISNIIGVSACIEPTYQNLYVKSNLSGEFTEINEYLVRDLKARGLWDEVMISDLKYFDGSLAKIDRIPQDLRDIYATAFEVEPSWLVEAASRRQKWIDQAQSLNIYMAGASGKKLDETYKLAWLRGLKTTYYLRTIGATHTEKSTSKTGALNAVAVDGGMSGGAAASYGTAPAEAAPQELDGPACTMRPGDPGFEECEACQ
- a CDS encoding sensor histidine kinase, whose amino-acid sequence is MTNARRHQPNDKPETFWRSLQTFNVTRIVVAMVMLAYLSTQNKNEIWFSQLFTSAQTCSVYLLCAILFTLVTAYHRRHYMLQIVLPISVDIVAVSILYVGSGGAKGGLAILYLFPLAGAAILAPLLVALLFVSVATMVLLAETGYQILQSTPDISTMHAGLYGSAFFFSVLVINRLADKLIKQEELATQRGRDLRVQMDINRIAIKDMGDGLLVVDPVGTLIMANPAAERMLGLSLPDDEPRLKLGDSTLLAPIADALFAWESRVGDLPGTVSPIAGEAVFVTIKHTEDLGPDPAGMDWAGRRELVAHLKVRFAAVRMRDLSEYRAVIFLQDVSEIENQAQQLKLASMGRLTASIAHEVRNPLASISYASTLLSEEETNQSQERLLTIIDDNVARLNRMIEDILKLSRKAQRQLEPILLAPLLQDIVKDFRQTHAVAAESIALQVDAADRHQVWFDPLHLREVVANLLSNAVRYASGQPGGMRLHVMSNVAGRLELHVQDDGEPISPAVRAHLFEPFYTTSSKGTGLGLFLARELCLNNGALLDYEYRHDVHGQNSSHVSGRFVIAFAPDDPL
- a CDS encoding PP0621 family protein → MLGAVSCLKLYCIGCWYEICYSGGDPAGRDCLVPALEKNLGRGRPSSGGAPFPGGAPAATAPEPTQVEAMVACVHCGMHFPASEAIADSSGAIFCSAEHRRLHAS
- a CDS encoding sigma-54-dependent transcriptional regulator: MTSPRILVVDDEAHLRELLEIALVKMGLDVDSAENLTVARARLAQHDYALILTDMRLPDGLGIELVREVTCGEKVIPIAVITAYGSADNAVMALKAGAFDYLSKPVALDQLRLMVQSALRIGKPAEQNRPQPDARVRGGPGLRLIGQSAAMQELRTQIVRLARSMAPVAITGESGSGKELAARDIHALSPRADKPFVAVNCGAIPEALMEAEFFGYRKGAFTGAADDRDGFFQAANGGTLMLDEVADLPLAMQVKLLRAIQERRVRKVGATAEEAVDVRLISATHQNLSECVESGRFRQDLYYRLNVIELKLPPLRERLDDISLLVAAILGRLSVFAPQAEQASLTPAALEALRAYAFPGNVRELENILERALAFANDGLIEVADLGLKGVAGARPAEASMFDDGEIDALAGVGAPIASAAMTASETAVAGAGMQRAGLELPPSLPDYLDDIERDVIRQALARTHFNRTKAADLLGISFRQLRYRMQRLSIHEQD
- the ampD gene encoding 1,6-anhydro-N-acetylmuramyl-L-alanine amidase AmpD; the protein is MPPDEVVRHSSPNCDARPAGCSADLLVIHNISLPPGQFGGPYIADLFSNRLDYDAHPYFDQLRPLRVSSHFLILRDGGVVQFVSANDRAWHAGVSSFEGRERCNDFSIGIELEGSDFEQFSDLQYQALATLTHALRLRYPLAAVTGHEHIAPGRKTDPGPFFDWTQYQQALAGHMPQALSTPPLRFPVID